One segment of Candidatus Woesearchaeota archaeon DNA contains the following:
- a CDS encoding DNA-directed RNA polymerase subunit L has translation MEIKVVEDKANRFVFEIEGLGHTFCNALKDELRNDSSVTVAAYNITHPLSGVTKFFVETEKSSKPRDVLDNALKALKKHNNDFLKAFKAMK, from the coding sequence ATGGAAATTAAGGTTGTTGAAGATAAGGCTAATAGGTTTGTTTTTGAAATCGAAGGTTTAGGTCATACTTTTTGTAATGCTTTAAAAGATGAACTAAGAAATGACAGTTCTGTAACTGTTGCTGCTTATAATATTACGCATCCTTTAAGTGGCGTTACCAAGTTTTTTGTTGAAACAGAGAAGTCTTCTAAGCCTAGAGATGTTCTTGATAATGCTTTGAAAGCTTTAAAGAAGCACAATAATGATTTTCTGAAAGCTTTTAAGGCTATGAAATAA